The genome window TACGAATTTAACAGCGTAATTTCAAAACATTTAGCAAAAAATAACTCTAGTGTTGCTAAATTATTTGCTAATACTTCTAGTTTAGATAGTCTTAATTTGTCTCAATTTAGTTCTTGATTTACTGAAAAACAAGATGCTAATAATAAATTTTTAGAAGAAATTAAGACATTAATACCTGATTTTGAGCCAAAAAAAGTTACTTTTTCTGTTAAAAAACCGAAAAAAGATCTTAAAAATGAAAATACAGTTTTTGTTGTTTTAAAAGTTGATGGTAGCTTTAAAAACCAAGACGAACTACCGTTAGGTCTAAATTTAGGGGAAAATAATCAATATAGTTACAATTTTGACTTTGAATTTGATGCAACTGAGTCAGTTTATTCTGGTTATTTCAGAAACGCAATTGAAAATTTTGATGCAAAAACAGCAGAAAATCTTAAAAATTTAAACTTTGAAATCAAAAAAGATTTACCAGTTACAATTTTTGCATCAACAATTGATAATACAATCAAACATCTTTTCAATAAACCGCTTGATTTAAAAAATATTTCAAAAACAGCAGCACCACTTTTTGATTTATTGAATTTTTCAGCTAACAAAAAAGATAATTTAGTTGCTAGTGAAGCAAAAACAACAGAAGTTTCTGCGACTTTATTTCAAGATTCGGTAGAATCTGAAAAAAATTCAGTTTCTTTGACTGGTTCTAATTCTAAAAAATCAGAAAATGCGGGAAATTATTTAAAATCTCTTTTTGAAAATTTAGAAAAAACTAATTTTCCACCACATACTTCACTTTTTCTTTCATCTTTTTTCAAAGATAAATACACTTTAAAATTGGAAATTAAAACTGAAGGAATCACAAAAGAAGAATTAGAAGCAAAAATTGATAATGTTTCTAAAGATAATCCAGCATATAAAACATTAGCGGAAAGTGTAAAAATGCATTTATTTTTAGATTGAAAAACAAATTTTGAAGTAAAAGAAGAAGATGAAGGTGGAAAAAAGAAAGAGATTTTAACTTCGATTACTGCAGTTAATAATCCGACTTTAAAGTTTAAAGTAAATGAAGATCCATCAAAAAAATCTAGTCAAAAAGTTTTTTTAGATTCAAAAAATCAAGGAATTTATTTGGCTGAAGGTGGAATTAGTTTAGAAAAACCTGAAACGGATTCTGATTCAACAAAACAACTAAAATTAGACAAAGGTAAAACGCTTTTTTATGCTTTTAAACCGACAAAATTATCAAAAAACCCACTTTTGAAGTACTTTTTGTTAAAAACGGAACAAGAAGATCATAAAAATTTAGGTTTAATAATTTTGCCGCATTTTTTAGCAAAAGGAACCAATGTTATAAATGCTGATTTTCAAAAAGAAGTAACTAAAAAAAACGGAAATTCTGAAGGTGTTGCTACAACTGTTAAATTTACACAGTCAACTTACAACGGTGGTATGAAATTTTTTTACAATGAAAATAAAACTGAAATTCTTACCAAAAAAACCCCAAAAAACCCACTTTTACAAGAACAAGATTTTCTAAACAATCCTAATGCAACAATAATTTTAGCGGTTAATGTTACAGAAAATGATGATAAAAAATCGGTGATTAATTTTTCTTTCTATTCAAGCGAAGAAGACAAAGGTAGAAAAGAACTTTTTAAATGGAGCGAAACTATTCCAGATGATTTTGTTTGAGATTTATCAAAAAGTTTAACAATTGGGACTACAAAATCTTTACGTCAAGGCTTGATTGACAAGCAAGAAAATGCATCGAGAGAGTTTTTAGGTATAACTTTCAAAGGGCTTGCTTTGTTTGATAAACCTGAAAACGTTAATGATTATAATGCTTTTTTTGAAAAATTTAGGAAAGAATATATCGATTAGTGCTTTAATTTTCTAATTATTAATTTTAACTATTCTTAACCTAAAAATAGAGTTTTTAATATATAATTATTGTATTAAAAACTCTATTTATTTTTAAGTTAACCTTGGTTATTTTATGAGATTTAGTTTGTCATTTTTCTTTAATGCGATTTTTCGTCGCAAAATACAAAAGCGTTCAATTTTGGCTTTTATATTTTGAATGATTTTTTTGATTATTGTTGCGATAGTCATTATTTTTGTTCAAAAAAAGCCTTGATATGATGCGGTTTCGATTGTTGGCCTTATTGCAATTTCAATTTCTGCACTTGCAACTGTACTAAGACTTGGTTTGTTTAGCAGTTTTTCGCTTTCATATCATAGATGAAGAATCCAATCGCAAAATAAATTGCTAGAAAAACGTGGGTTTAAACCAGAAAAACAAAAAATTGACTATGCTTTTATTAAAAAAAAGCAAAAGGAACTTTCCCTTTTGCCAATTTTTTTAGGTTTTTTAATTGGATTAATCCTTTTATCAATTAGCCTTCCTTTCCTAATTATTAATTCTTAAATAATTAGGAAAGGAAAAAAATACAATTTTTGATGAAAACGTTTATTTTTGAGATGTTTACTGTTTAAAAAAAAAAAAAAAACAGCGTAAAAGTCGCTGTTTTTTTGCACTAATAAGCCGCGTTCTGTATCAGTCAACCATTTGTCTAAATTTTTTAAACTAAAAGTATTTAAAAAATTTCCCAATCGAAGTTCATTTCCCGAAATTGGGTTCCCTCACCAAAATTTAGGTTTCTAGCTCATGGAGTTTACCGCGTTTCACCTTATTTATTAATTTTTTAAAATTTTAGACAATTATTTAATATAAACAGATAAAAAATTAATAAATAAACTCGTCTCTGTGGCACTTGTCGTCTAAGCTTGGGTTTATTAGACCCAACATGAACACTACTACCATCACAGGTAGTGCTAGCGCGGACTTTCCTCAAATATAAATAAAATAGAATTATAAAACTAAAGTTATTTTAATTATACCTGCGATTGACTTGTGCAAACTATAATTATACCATATAATTCTGTTTGTTGCTTCTGTTGTAGAATTGAAATTTTTATTTTTATGATTAAATAGATAGAAAAATGTCACAAACAAATGAAAAAAATTAGGAATTTGAATATGAAATTGATTTTTAAAAGACTAAATTAGAAATAAAAAGTCAAAATTAAAAACTCACGTTTATAAACGTGAGTTTTAGCACTTTAGTTTAATAAAAAAGTTTATTTTAAATAATTGAATTTAAATATTTTTTTTATTAAAAAAATATTTTTCAAGAAGAAATTGCTGTTTTTTCGTTTTTAAGAAGAAAAACTCTATGAAAACATAGAGTGTTTTTGGTTTTTTTTGAGATTAGTTTCAACAAAATTTAACCTGTCTTGTTTCTAGATTAAGAATTTCAAAATTAATTAGAATTGAGTTTTTTGCAAATTTGCTTAATTTGTTTGCTCATTCGATGAAAACGAAGTTTTCACTGAAATAGTCTTGAAATTCATCAAGTTCACCAGGGTAATTGTCAAGATCGATGTGGACTAATTTTTCGTGTAAGAACATAAAGTTAAAAGAAGGAGATGTGATTTTAGTTTTTATACCGATTTTTTCGGCAAATTTTTTGACAAAATCAGTTTTTCCTGAACCGTAAGAACCGGTTAAGTAGATAAATTGAACGTTTTTTTCGATTATTTTTGCAAAAATAATCTCCAAATCTAAAGAGGTTTTGGAGATTATTTTGTTACAAAAAAGGTAATTTTTACTTAAATTTTCCCAATTCATACAGTGTTTTTTAACTTTTATACAGTTTTTAGAAAACTATTATTGACGAGAGGTTGTTTTCATAAAGAAACTAAACGGATCACGGATGTCAAATTTTGACTTTGACTCATAATTTGAGTTAGTCCCAGCGGGAATTTTGTGTCCAACGATAATGTTTTCTTTTAGACCTTCAAGTTTGTCGATTTGTGAAGAAATTACCGAATGAACAAGGATTTTCGAAGTTTCTTGGTAACTTGCAGCGGCTAAAAATGAGTTAGAAAGGAGCGGAATTTGTTTTGCACCTTTGACGATAATGTTTCCAAAAGCTGGGTTTTTACCTTCAGAAATTAATTGACCATTAACTTCTTGGTATTCACTAATGTCAACAATTGAGCCGATGAAGAAATTAGAATCACCGTTTTCGATAATTTGAATTTTTGAAAGCATTTGGCGAATAATGATTTCGATATACTTATCAGAAATTGTAATTCCTTGCATACGGTAAATTCTTTGAATTTCTTTTAGAAGGTAGTTTTGTAAAGTTCGAGCATCAGAAATCGCCAGTAATTCTTTAAGAATGATTGGACCTTCGACTAGTTTTTGTCCTGGGATAACTTTATCACCAACTTGGACACGAAGTTTCTGACTTTGCTCGACACGAACGATATGTTCGGCTCTTTCGTTTTGTGAAGTTTTGTATTCAATTGAGATTAAAAACCCTTTGTTTGCCGCGTTTTTTTCGGCTAGATCAGAAATTTTGGTGATTGTTCCATAATAAGGCGAAATTTTGGCTGGACGACCTCAAGGATGCTCGTGTGAGTCGATTAGTTCGATTAGACGCGTAAATCCGCCAGTGATGTCTTCAACGTTAGCAACCCCTCCAGTATGGAAAGTACGCATTGTAAGTTGTGTTCCAGGTTCACCGATTGATTGGGCGGCGATAATTCCGACGGCTTCACCGATTGAAACGAGTCGATTTGTCGCTAAATCTTTACCATAACACTTTTTGCAGACACTATTTTTGATATGACAAGATAAAATTGAACGGATTTCAACTTTTTTAACACCAGAACTAACAATTTTTTTGGCAGTTTGTAAATTAATTAATGTTCCCGCACTTGCGAGTTTAATTCCTTTAGAATCATAGACATCTTTGTTCAAAAAGCGACCTTCAATTCTTTCGATTAAAGGCACAATTATTGTATTTGTTTTTGTGTCAATAATATCTTTGACCACAAAACCAAAATCAGAGAAGCAATCATCGGCAGTTACAACGATGTTTTGGGCAACATCGACAAGACGACGAGTGAGATAACCAGATTTTGCGGTGTTAAGCGCGGTATCAGTTAGTCCTTTTCGAGCTCCGTGAGTGGATGAGTAGAATTCAAAAGAGGTTAGACCTTCAAGGAAAGAAGACTTAACTGGAACTTCAACAATTGAACGAACAACACGTTCGTTTTCGGCATCGACTTTAAGTGCTTTAACGTTATTTGCCATTAATCCACGCATTCCAGCGAGTTGGACGAAGTTGGAAATATTTCCCCTTGCCCCTGACTTCATCATCATTACTAGTGAATTTTGATTGTCGTTTGTGACGGAATTGCTAAGATCTTCTTGAATGTCGTTTTTAATTTGGGTTCATTTGGCAATTGCAAGCACATATCTTTCATCATCGGTGATTAAACCTTGATTATAAAAAGTGTTTAATTTATTGATATAATCTTCACCTTCAGCGATAAATTCGTGTTTTTTTGGCGCGATTTTGATATCAGAAATTGCAATTGAAGTTCCTGATAAAGTTGAATAGTGAAATCCTAAATCTTTAATTTTATCAAGAATTGAAGGCACCATGTTGTTATAGTTGAACCAAATTTTTTCAAGAAGATCAACTTTTTCATAGTCTTCAAAAACACGGTAAGTTTCAGTTTTGCCTGATTGTTGTTGACGTTTAAAAAGTTGGCTGAATTCAAAAATTGTAAATTCAGCTAATTTGCTAAGGTGTGAAATTGGAAGTTTTTCACCTTTGTAATCACGAAGTTTTTCGTACATGAGAATGCAATTTTCGTAATTTCCAAAATCAAGTTGATCAATAACGAGAGCAATATCTTCTTTGGCAAGAACGCCGTCGTAAGTATCAAAAATTTGTCTAACAATTTTGGCAATTGTCTTTTTATTTAAAGGCTCGTTAATTTTTAAATTTTTAATATACTCACGGAAATTTGTTCCATAAGGAAGGACGTATTTTTTAATTTGGGCGCGGTAGGTAATTTCTAGTTCATCAACTTTTTGGTCAAAAATGAAAGGGAAATTATCGGGGAAAATTCTGTTGAGAATGAATTTCCCCACTGTTGAAATTATATGCCCACGAATGTTTTTGGCTACAAGCGGTTTAACCGATTCAAAAGGTAGAACAACCCGAGCGTGAAGTTCAACTGATCGGAATTCATAGGCTTTTAGCATTTCTTCGTAAGTAGAAAAGAAAGAACCTTCACCTTTTGCCCCTGCTTTTTCCTGGGAAAGATAGTAAAGTCCGAGCACCATATCTTGCGATGGATTAACGATTGGTTCGCCATCTTTTGGCCCTAAAATGTTTTTATCAGCAAACATTAGTTCTTTAGTTTCGCGAACAGCTTCAGGGGAAATTGGAATGTGAACCGCCATTTGGTCACCGTCAAAGTCGGCGTTAAATCCTGCGGTAACAAGCGGGTGTAATTGAATCGCTTTTGCACGCACAAGTACAGGTTCAAAAGCTTGAATTGAAAGTCGGTGCAAAGTTGGTGCCCTATTTAAAATAATTGGCTTATTTTCGATGACTTTTGCCACGTGTGGTCAAATGATTGGATTTTCTTCTTCAATCATTTTTCGTGCTGATTTAATTGAGGCAACCTTTTTTTCTTGAATTAAATTACGGATAATTCAAGGTTCAAAAAGTACCGCTGCCATTTTCCGCGGCAATCCCGCCTGGTGCATTTTTAGTTTTGGACCGACAACAATAACTGATCTACCAGAATAATCAACCCTTTTTCCGAGAAGATTTTGACGAAATCTTCCTTTTTTTCCAGTTAAGGAATCGGAAATTGATTTCAAAGGACGATTTTCTTTGGTTGTCACTTGGTTACTTGTCTTTTTCTGGTTATCAATTAGGGCATCAATTGCTTCTTGGAGCATACGCATTTCGTTTTGAATAATGATAACAGGAGCTTCTGCATCTTTTCATCTTTTTAGCCGATTATTTCTGATAATGATTCGGCGGTATAATTCGTTGCAATCACTTGTAGAATGACGGGAACCATCAAGTTGGACAAGTGGGCGTAAATCTGCGGGAATTACTGGTAAATTTTTAATAATCATTGCTTTTGGATCTTGACCTGAGTTGATAAAAGCATTAATTACCTGTAATCTTTTATAGAGTTTGTCCCGTTTTTGGTTTTTGATAACCACTTTTTTGTTATGAATAATTTGCTTTTGCAAAATTGCAAGTTCGGCTTCGACTTCAGCTTTTTCAGCTTGCAAGTCTAATTTATCAAGTAAATATTCGATTGCAGCAGTTCCAGTAGCAATTTTTGCCTGTGAAAATTCTTCAATTATTTCGTTTAGTTCGTAATAATCAATCCCGTATTCACGGCCGATTTTACTTGATGCGACTTCAGTAAGTTCGGATAAAGCATCTGCGACTGCTTCGTATTCATCGGTTCCAGGGGTGTAGGATTCAAGAATTTCAACAAGGGCGTTTTTATAAATAAGACCTGCTTCAGAAATGTCGATAATTTTGTTTTTTTGGAGTGATTTTAGCCCGCCCGTTTCTAAAACTATATGTGATTTATAGTAAATTATTTGTTCGAGCGCGGATTTAGTGATGTTGGAAGTGATTTTGTCGCCTTCAAAAACTTTTAGTCCTAGCAATTTAGCAACAATAGAATGGTCAATTTTGAAAAATCAAAAATGGAGAATCGGTGCATTAAGCGAAATATGTCCCATTGCGTAACGACGTGATAATTTTGACATTATCTGTGATTTTGAAACTTGACATTCTTTAGTGGTAATACAAAGTTGATTTTCGTTTGCTTTTCGGTATTTTCGACCACAAATTGAACATTTAAAATCAACAAGTGGACCAAAAATTAATTCATCGAAAAGTCCGCCACGCTCTGGTTTGAAAGTTTTGTAATTGATTGTTTCTGGTTTATAAACTTCACCACGTGATCAATCAAGCACATCTTGTGGTGTCGCCAAAGCAAGCGAAATTTTTTCGATTGAATTTTCATAAATTTTCGCGTATTGTCGTGAAACTTTTGTGTTCATTTTTTAAATTCTCCTTTAAAAACGGGAACAATTTCTTTTTTTGTCAAGAATGAAATTTATTTTAATCAAAATCAACATTTTCTTCGTCAAATTCGAATTGGTCATCAACTTTTTCAAGTTGTATACGACCCTCGTTGTCAAATTCGTCAATGAAATCAACAGGAATTTCTGTAAAGTCTATTGCTACTTTTTCTTCCTCTTCTTGTTCTTCAGGTTGATCTTTTTTGTGAACTTCAAGTTTGATTAAAAGACCACGGAGTTCGTAAGCTAAAACATTGAATGACTCTGGAGTTCCAGGGCGAGGGATTTTTCCACCAGAAATTATGTTATTATAAAGCAAATTACGACCTTGAATGTTATCTGATTTGTAGGTTAGAAGTTCTGATAAAACTGAAGTTGCACCAAAAGATTCGAGCGCTCAAGTTTCCATTTCCCCGAATCTTTGCCCACCATTTTGTGATTTTCCACCTAAAGGTTGCTGTGTTGTTAGTGAATAAGGTCCGATTGATCTTGCATGCATTTTATCATCAACCATATGTTGTAATTTCAGCATATACATATAACCAACAGAAACTGGATTCTCAAAAGCTTGACCAGTAATTCCGTCAAATAATTTGAATTTTCCTGATTCAGGAATATTTGCCTCGGCAAACAAACTTTTGATAGTATCAATTTTAATTCCGTCAAAAACTGGGGTGACAAATTTTGTATTTAATCTTTTTGCTGCCATTCCAAGGTGCAATTCTAAAACTTGACCGATATTCATCCGCGAAGGCACACCTTGCGGGTTTAGGACGACATCAACGGGAGTTCCGTCTTCTAAAAACGGCATATCTTCAACTGGAAGAACTATCGAAACAACACCTTTATTTCCGTGCCGACCTGCCATTTTGTCGCCAACTTTAACCTTTCTTTTTTGGGCGATCAAGATTTTAACAAGCATTCCGACACCTTCTTCGAGATTGTCACCTTGATCGCGAGAAAGAATTTGAACATCGATAACGGTTCCGCCTTCACCATTTTTAACACGAAGTGAAGTGTCTTTTTGTGCAAGTGCTTTTTTACCCCAAATTGCCGCCATTAATTTTTCTTCAGCGGTTGGATTATCTTCTCCTTTTGGCGATGTTCTTCCGACTAAAATATCACCAGTATCAACTTCTGAACCAACGATTACGATTCCGTTAGCATCAAGATGGGCGCGTGATTTTGTCGAAGCATTAGGAACTTCGGCAGTTAGAACATCGTTTCCTGCTTTTGAAGAACGGAATTTAATAGTTTGTTCCTGAATGTGAATTGAGGTAAAAACATCGTCTTTTACGAGCTTTTCGCTTAAAATGATGGCATCTTCGTAATTATAACCATATCAAGTGCTGAAAGCAACAAGAACATTTTTTCCAAGGGCAAGTTCACCGTTGTCAGTTGAAGGACCATCGCAAATTAGTTGTCCTTTTTTGACAACATCACCAACTTTAACTGTTGGTTTTTGTAAAATTAGTGTTTCTTGGTTGGACTTTTCAAAAGCACGTAAATAATGAATTTTTTGTGATTCGCCATCGTTAATAATGACTTTTTTTGAATCGACAAAAACTACTTTTCCACTAACGGTTGCGCGTAAATTGGTTGCTGAAAAGCGGGCAATATCAGATTCAATTCCAGTTGCAACAAGCGGTGCTTCTGATTTAATAAGCGGCACTGCTTGACGTTGCATGTTTGAACCCATAAGCGCACGGTTAGCATCGTTATTTTCCAAAAAAGGAATTGCTGATGCTGAAATTGAAGTCATTTGCATTGAAGAAACATCGATATAATCGACTTGTTCTGAGTCAAGAACAAGGTAAGTTTGATTTTTTCGAACTGTTAATTTATCAGCAACAATTCTATTTTTTTTGTCAATTTCGATTGAAGATTGGGCAAAACTTAGTCCGTATTCTTCCGCGGCTGTAAGTCAATGAACTTGTTTAAAATCGACAACGCGATTTGTTACTTTATAATAAGGGGTGATAATAAAACCGTATTTATTGATTTTTGAAAAAACAGAAAAATTAAGAATTAAACCGATGTTTTGACCTTCAGGAGTTTCAACAGGACAAATTCGACCGTAGTGAGTTGAGTGCACATCCCGAACCTCAAATTGGGCGGTATCACGATTTAGACCTCCAGGACCAAGAGAAGTAACTCTTCTTTTGTTTGCCATTTCACCAAGAGGATTAATTTGATCCATAAATTGTGATAGTTTTGATGAGTTGAAAAAATTTTTAAATTGGTTATAAATCGGTTTGTTATTAATAACAGATTTTACTGTTAACTGTGAAAGGTCAGATTTTGATGAAATTCTTTCTTTACTATTTTTTTCAATTTTAGTTAAAGCAATTAAAAATTGGTTCTGTAAAAGTTCGCCAACACTTACAATTCGTTTGTTAATTAGCGAATCAGGGTCGTCGTTTTTTCCTAAATTGTGTAATAAATTGAAATAATAAGAAACAATTGCAATAATATCTGATAAAACCAAAGTTGTTTCAGTTAAATTTGGATCAGTTGCAATAACATTAATAGGTTCGCTATCTTGCAACATTGCTTTTTTGTTTGGTCAAACTTTTACAATTGCGACATAGATTCTTTCGCCTAAATTTTGATTACGACTAATTTGTAATTGGCGAGCATAAATTGATGAATCAACACCTTCAATTTTTGAAAGTTCAATTTCAGAGTTATTGAATTTTTCTTGAATTTCAAGCGCAATTTTACGAGTAATATAAGTACCTTTTTTGTATAAAGTTTGCTTTTTTTTGTTAACAATATCTTCGGCAAGGTAGGATTGTGAAATTCGGTCAATTAAATTAAGTTTAGAATTGAGCATATAACGCCCAGTTGCCGATAAATTATAACGTCTTTCATTGAAAATAATTGACGGAATTAAATTTTTCAGTCCCTCTTCGGTTACACGGTCATCTTTGCGAATAATTCGGTAGATTAGTTCTAAATTGTCCTCAATTGAATCAATTTTGTGTTTTCGAATTGATTCTTGAAGTTCAACTGAACTACCAAAATATTTACGAATTGTTTCGTTAGTGAATCCAAGCGCTTTTAAAAACGCAATCAACGGAATATTTTTATGTTTATCAACACGAAATTTAACAGTATCAACTTGATTCCCTGTAACTTTATGGAAAATTTCCATTCATGAACCTAATTGCGGAATAATTTCCACTTTGTTAAAAAGATCATCGGCTTGTCGATTCCGCACATTTTCACGAAAACAAACACCTGGTGAACGGATTAATTGTGAAACAATAACTTTTTCAAAGCCATTTATGATAAAAGTTCCGCCTTGAGTCATAAATGGAAACTCGGAAAGCAAAATTTCTTGCTCTTCCATTTCTCCATCTTCGACTTGAATTTTAACTAAAGTAACATAAACTCTGGCAGCGTATGTTTTTCCTTTAATTTTTGCTTCACGGATCGCTAAATATTCGTTTTCAGGTTTTTCAACCCGAAGTGAATCAGGGCGAAATTTAATTTCTAATTTCCCATTTGAAGAAACAATTGGAAAAATTTTCTCAAAAGCCTGCGGAATTCCTGAATAAATAAATCAATCAAAAGAATCACGGAGTGAATCTAGAAAATCTGGAGTTTCCAAAGTGTTGTTTGTTTTACCATAAAAACGTCGGTCAGTGCCGATTCCATATGATCTTAAATTGTATAAGTGGTTCATTTTTTCACCCCTTTTTAATTTTTTCCATAAGTTTTTAAATTATATTAGAAAAGAGAAAAAACAGAAATTTTTTTAATAACTTTTAAAAAAATAAGGAAAAAGTTGACTGGGATATTTTCTTATTTCTAATAAGAAAATAAATAAAAATGGTGTTTACACACCTTTTTTATGTTAATTTGCAATTTTTTTTGACAAAAAATTAGTCAATAGAAACTTCTGCCCCAGCTTCAACTAGTTTAGTTTTGTATTCTTCAGCTTCTTCGGGTTTGATTGCCTCTTTAATTACGGAAGGAGCAGCATCAACAAGTTTTTTAGCTTCCATTAAACTTAATCCTAACAAGTCTTTAACTACTTTAATTACGGCAACTTTTTGTTGTCCAGCTGATTTTAATGTTAATTTAACTTCGGTTTTTACTTCGGCTGCAGCGGTTGGAGCGGCGGCAACGGCAACGGCAGACGGATCAACACCAAATTCTTCTTTAAGAGCATCAACAAATTCCATAACTTCTTTAATTGACATCTCTTTTAATGATTCAATAAATTGTTCTTTTGTAATTTTAGCCATTTCTATCCCTTTCTTAGGCGGTTATTTTTTGCTCATCGATTAATAATTTAAGACCAAAAGCCAATTGTTTTAATGGACTTTGGAGCGCAGAAGCTAGCATTGTAATTGCTTCTGTATAGTTTGGAAGTGATGCGATAACAGTATTTTCTTCGCTAGAAACAACTGCTTTTTCATAAATTCCACCTTTGAGAATTAAAAGTGGTTGTTCTTTTGCGTTTTTTGCAATTATTTTTGCAGGCGCAATCGGATCTGTTGTTCCAAAAGCGAATAAATTTGGACCAATTAAATCGCTTTTAAGATTTGAATACCCTGAATTTTCAGCTGCAATTTTGAAAAGACGATTTTTGTATACTTTAGAAAAAACGCCAGAAGATTTAAACTCTTGACGTAGTTGTTGTAATTCAGCGACAGTAAGTCCACGGTATTCAACAATCGCAAGCGAAGAAGAATCAGTCAGTAACTTTTCAATTTCAGCAACAGTTTCAACTTTTTTCTTACGAAAACTATTCAATTTTGCTCTCCTTTCTTTTAAAAATAGGGGCAATACTTGAAAGATACATTCAAATAACAAATTAAGTCAAAAAAATGACAGTTATTATCTCTATGTATTGCGTTAAAATTATACCAAAAATTAATAAAAAGAAAAATATTTTCGTAAATTATTAAAACTTATGACTTCGTTTTACTCTAGTAAAAAATTGTACAGCACAAAAACGTCCCCGGGTCGTAATAAAGCGCTGCTCAAGTTTTACTCTAGTAAGAAATTGTACAGCACAAAAACGAATTGGCGGAATTTTCCTTTATCGCCGGAGTTTTACTCTAGTAAGAAATTGTACAGCACAAAAACGTGAAATTCCAACAGGAAATAATTATACTTGTTTTACTCTAGTAAGAAATTGTACAGCACAAAAACATAGTCACCTGGTTTTTTATGGTCTTTAAAAGTTTTACTCTAGTAAGAAATTGTACAGCACAAAAACTAGTTTTAAAAACTTTTCATTAAAACCAAAGTTTTACTCTAGTAAGAAATTGTACAGCACAAAAACAATAAGAGTTTATACCTGCAGTCTGTAGGGGTTTTACTCTAGTAAGAAATTGTACAGCACAAAAACCATCATGCTAAAAAAGTCTTTGAAATACTGGTTTTACTCTAGTAAGAAATTGTACAGCACAAAAACGGGTATGCGCTGTTTTGTCCAGCAGTTTTCGTTTTACTCTAGTAAGAAATTGTACAGCACAAAAACATATTCCGGGATTTGATATTTTCTGTCAGTGTTTTACTCTAGTAAGAAATTGTACAGCACAAAAACTATTTGCTCCTTTATTCTAATTTAGATAAAGTTTTACTCTAGTAAGAAATTGTACAGCACAAAAAC of Mesomycoplasma dispar contains these proteins:
- a CDS encoding DNA-directed RNA polymerase subunit beta', encoding MNTKVSRQYAKIYENSIEKISLALATPQDVLDWSRGEVYKPETINYKTFKPERGGLFDELIFGPLVDFKCSICGRKYRKANENQLCITTKECQVSKSQIMSKLSRRYAMGHISLNAPILHFWFFKIDHSIVAKLLGLKVFEGDKITSNITKSALEQIIYYKSHIVLETGGLKSLQKNKIIDISEAGLIYKNALVEILESYTPGTDEYEAVADALSELTEVASSKIGREYGIDYYELNEIIEEFSQAKIATGTAAIEYLLDKLDLQAEKAEVEAELAILQKQIIHNKKVVIKNQKRDKLYKRLQVINAFINSGQDPKAMIIKNLPVIPADLRPLVQLDGSRHSTSDCNELYRRIIIRNNRLKRWKDAEAPVIIIQNEMRMLQEAIDALIDNQKKTSNQVTTKENRPLKSISDSLTGKKGRFRQNLLGKRVDYSGRSVIVVGPKLKMHQAGLPRKMAAVLFEPWIIRNLIQEKKVASIKSARKMIEEENPIIWPHVAKVIENKPIILNRAPTLHRLSIQAFEPVLVRAKAIQLHPLVTAGFNADFDGDQMAVHIPISPEAVRETKELMFADKNILGPKDGEPIVNPSQDMVLGLYYLSQEKAGAKGEGSFFSTYEEMLKAYEFRSVELHARVVLPFESVKPLVAKNIRGHIISTVGKFILNRIFPDNFPFIFDQKVDELEITYRAQIKKYVLPYGTNFREYIKNLKINEPLNKKTIAKIVRQIFDTYDGVLAKEDIALVIDQLDFGNYENCILMYEKLRDYKGEKLPISHLSKLAEFTIFEFSQLFKRQQQSGKTETYRVFEDYEKVDLLEKIWFNYNNMVPSILDKIKDLGFHYSTLSGTSIAISDIKIAPKKHEFIAEGEDYINKLNTFYNQGLITDDERYVLAIAKWTQIKNDIQEDLSNSVTNDNQNSLVMMMKSGARGNISNFVQLAGMRGLMANNVKALKVDAENERVVRSIVEVPVKSSFLEGLTSFEFYSSTHGARKGLTDTALNTAKSGYLTRRLVDVAQNIVVTADDCFSDFGFVVKDIIDTKTNTIIVPLIERIEGRFLNKDVYDSKGIKLASAGTLINLQTAKKIVSSGVKKVEIRSILSCHIKNSVCKKCYGKDLATNRLVSIGEAVGIIAAQSIGEPGTQLTMRTFHTGGVANVEDITGGFTRLIELIDSHEHPWGRPAKISPYYGTITKISDLAEKNAANKGFLISIEYKTSQNERAEHIVRVEQSQKLRVQVGDKVIPGQKLVEGPIILKELLAISDARTLQNYLLKEIQRIYRMQGITISDKYIEIIIRQMLSKIQIIENGDSNFFIGSIVDISEYQEVNGQLISEGKNPAFGNIIVKGAKQIPLLSNSFLAAASYQETSKILVHSVISSQIDKLEGLKENIIVGHKIPAGTNSNYESKSKFDIRDPFSFFMKTTSRQ